The Microcoleus sp. bin38.metabat.b11b12b14.051 genomic interval GCGGACTTTGTTTGTGTAGACGCGGTTTCAACCGCCGTCTGCTTTGTTTGTGTAAACGCGGTTTCAACCGCCGTCTGCATCACGATTGTCTTCAGTCCGCGGAGGCGGACTTTGTTTGTGTAGACGCGGTTTAAACCGCCGTCTCTGCTTTAGGAAGTAGCTGCAAGAAAGTATCGAAATCATTCACAGCTTTTTTATAATTAGCAGTGATTTTTGGATAATCAGCAAGTTTAGCAGCGTTATCAATCTCGACCAAATCAGCAAACAAACTCTTGGTCAAATCAATAGCTTGCTGTTGAGATTTCGGCAACAAAGTGGCCGACACGGTTTTCATCGTGCCGCGCAATTCGCCTAGAGGGCCGTGAATGTAAGTTTTGGCATCAATCCAATTTTTTTTCTGAATTAGGGTTCCGAGGTTGTCCATGCGCGATCGGAACTCTGTCAGGGTAGGAACATAGCGCTGAATTTGCTGGATCTGGGCTGTTGTGTAAGTAGTGGGAACTTTTGCTTCGACACTGCTACAACTAACCAGAAATGCCATCAAACACGCCATCATCAAGGCGAAAAATGAACGGGGACGAGTCATATCGATTTCAGATTTTAGATTTTAGATTTCTCGTTGCGGGCAGGCACGGGGTACTGCCCCTACCGGGCACTGAGAGTTAGGTACAAAATATTATTTTACCTCCTGACGGCGCAGAAAAGTTATCAGAGCATTGCCAACTTTTTCTGACCAATGTTCTTGAGGATAATGCGAGACTTCTTCTAGGGTGACTAACTCGGCATTTTTCATGGAAATGACTAATTTTTTAGCGGGTTCAACACTCAGCCAAGGGTCAGTCAAACCCCACACAAATAAGGTTGGTTGTGTCCATCCTTGGAAGCCGGATTCAATTTCTGCCATTGACTGCGGTAATTGAATGTTGCGGATTGTGTTCATTAGCGATCGCCCCGCATCCGAACTCTTCAAAAACGGGCTGCGGTAAACATCTAAATCCTTGTCTGATATGATTTTGCGGCTGCCGCCTTCGAGGGTTCTGTCCACCAAAAGCGGGTCTTGCGTCATCATGTCGCCAATAAAAGGCAGTCCCAACTGCTGCATTTTCCAAGGCAATTTGATATCTGCTGAAATTGGTGTATTGATGACTACTAAACGATCGACTTTATCGGGGTTTCTCAAAGCGTATTGAATGCCGACAGATGCTAAAAAGCCTTGGACTACTAGGGAAACTCGGTCTAGTTCTAGTGTTTGAATAAAGCCAGCGAGGGCGTCCACAAAGGCATCGGGAGTGTAAGCAAAGTCGCGTTTGTCTGGTTTTGTCGATCGCCCGTAGCCCACCCAATCCGGGGCGATAGATCGAAATCCCTGGGTTGCCAAATCCGGCATAATCGAAGTCCAGGTAAAGCTTTGAGAAGGCAAACCGTGCAGCAGCAGCACCGGTGATTTATCACTTTCGTTTACCGGATTTGCTTCCCGATAAAACCATTCCAGTGAA includes:
- a CDS encoding alpha/beta fold hydrolase — translated: MAIDEKTIQVGSLEWFYREANPVNESDKSPVLLLHGLPSQSFTWTSIMPDLATQGFRSIAPDWVGYGRSTKPDKRDFAYTPDAFVDALAGFIQTLELDRVSLVVQGFLASVGIQYALRNPDKVDRLVVINTPISADIKLPWKMQQLGLPFIGDMMTQDPLLVDRTLEGGSRKIISDKDLDVYRSPFLKSSDAGRSLMNTIRNIQLPQSMAEIESGFQGWTQPTLFVWGLTDPWLSVEPAKKLVISMKNAELVTLEEVSHYPQEHWSEKVGNALITFLRRQEVK
- the psbQ gene encoding photosystem II protein PsbQ; translated protein: MTRPRSFFALMMACLMAFLVSCSSVEAKVPTTYTTAQIQQIQRYVPTLTEFRSRMDNLGTLIQKKNWIDAKTYIHGPLGELRGTMKTVSATLLPKSQQQAIDLTKSLFADLVEIDNAAKLADYPKITANYKKAVNDFDTFLQLLPKAETAV